One window of Quercus robur chromosome 5, dhQueRobu3.1, whole genome shotgun sequence genomic DNA carries:
- the LOC126728915 gene encoding protein FAR-RED ELONGATED HYPOCOTYL 3-like yields MMPSQRKVVATHAIEIDLAHELGLSLKQSYELLSKQVGGYDNLGFTDKNRDARPLGVFLGLNHHRETIVFGGALLYDETIESFVYLFETFLEAMSEKKPITIFIDQDAAMSTAIKVVMPKTYHALCSWYMWQNAERHLGYLLKNESQFNDHFLACIYEYDGEDEFLTIWNEMLDKHDVCENKWLIDLFKLKEKWAQTYVKRTFTAGMKTTQLSESFNADLKDCLFTNLNIVEFFTHFEIVVNQKRDKKLEAEYNSRHKFPRLKLKSSPMLNQVATVYMPMLFNLFQIEVEEVMALSILERNVSQTHSYVVGVFNQYGISEVMWNPLDETLSCSCRKFESFGILCRHGLKVLDVLDIKLIPNRYIMKRWRRDAKDGSGKNCITHNIKLDTRLEYVDWYRDLCPKYIQLVNKSASTSSASHQGGSLASVAIASHFESISSVIGSNDKIDGA; encoded by the exons ATGATGCCATCACAACGGAAAGTGGTTGCAACTCATGCTATTGAAATTGATTTGGCACATGAATTAGGATTAAGTTTAAAGCAATCTTATGAGCTTCTTAGTAAGCAAGTTGGTGGATATGATAATCTTGGTTTTACCGA taaaaatagagatgcaaggCCACTTGGAGTATTTTTGGGTCTCAATCACCATAGAGAAACTATTGTATTTGGAGGTGCACTTTTATATGATGAAACGATTGAAtcttttgtatatttatttgaGACATTCTTAGAAGCAATGTCTGAAAAGAAGCCAATCACCATTTTCATAGATCAAGATGCAGCAATGTCAACTGCAATAAAAGTAGTCATGCCTAAGACATATCATGCATTGTGTAGTTGGTATATGTGGCAAAATGCTGAGAGACACTTGGGTTATTTACTCAAAAATGAGTCTCAATTTAATGATCATTTCTTAGCATGTATCTATGAGTATGATGGTGAAGATGAGTTTCTTACAATTTGGAATGAAATGCTGGATAAGCATGatgtttgtgaaaataaatGGCTAATTGATctatttaaattaaaagaaaaatgggcCCAAACATATGTTAAGAGAACTTTCACTGCAGGAATGAAGACAACCCAGCTTAGTGAGAGTTTCAATGCTGACTTGAAGGATTGCTTGTTTACTAATCTCAATATAGTAGAGTTTTTCACTCATTTTGAAATAGTTGTCAATCAAAAACGGGACAAGAAGTTAGAAGCAGAATACAACTCTAGACATAAATTTCCAAGATTGAAGCTCAAAAGCTCTCCTATGCTTAACCAAGTAGCAACAGTGTACATGCCTatgttgtttaatttatttcagATAGAAGTTGAAGAGGTAATGGCACTTTCCATCCTAGAACGCAATGTGAGTCAAACACATAGTTATGTGGTTGGAGTTTTCAATCAATATGGAATATCTGAAGTCATGTGGAATCCATTAGATGAGACTCTATCTTGTAGTTGTAGAAAGTTTGAGTCATTTGGTATTTTATGTAGGCATGGTTTGAAAGTTCTTGATGTATTGGATATCAAGTTGATTCCTAATAGATATATCATGAAAAGGTGGAGAAGAGATGCAAAAGATGGAAGTGGAAAAAATTGCATAACACATAACATTAAGTTGGATACTCGACTGGAATATGTAGATTGGTATCGagatttatgtccaaaatatattcaattggTGAATAAG TCGGCTTCTACAAGTTCTGCATCACATCAGGGAGGCTCATTAGCAAGTGTTGCAATAGCATCACATTTCGAGAGTATATCAAGTGTTATAGGCTCCAACGACAAAATTGATGGTGCATGA
- the LOC126728913 gene encoding receptor-like protein EIX2 — translation MGGSSLQFLRTLILLLLCMKPATGNNLGLADTHLVCKEHERQALLKIKYDLIDDYGHLSSWNSNQDCCKWSGVRRSNQTGHVIMLNLNASSIPLRHLQVLQWLFKSNTSVVELDFSFNQFQGLISNAFSRINSLAHLYLSSNEFEGEIPKAFGGMCNLKTLNLSRNYLSGQLLDFILNLTECGNHSLEVLNLKRNQILGSLLDPTTFPSLRVLSLSQNHLNGAIPVSLGKLSNLEGLYLRHNSLEGVISKAHFSKLTKLKKIPTSPQLDTFNASSYEGNAPLPKKCLGEEIAQNPTMNRSREHAGMQDEREGFISIGFYVSVALGFIAGFWGVVGTLVLNMSLRVAYFRFLNDFKDRLYVAISVNMARVQRQLQN, via the exons ATGGGTGGAAGTTCCCTCCAATTTCTCCGCACTCTTATTCTCCTTCTATTGTGCATGAAACCAGCTACTGGAAATAATTTGGGGTTAGCAGATACTCACCTTGTCTGCAAAGAGCATGAGAGACAAGCTCTTCTCAAGATTAAATATGACCTTATTGATGACTATGGCCATCTTTCTTCTTGGAACTCCAATCAAGATTGTTGCAAATGGAGTGGGGTCAGGCGTAGCAACCAAACAGGCCACGTCATCATGCTCAATCTCAATGCCTCATCCATTCCCTTAAGGCATTTGCAAG TACTACAGTGGTTGTTCAAATCCAACACTAGTGTTGTTGAACTTGATTTctcttttaaccaatttcaaGGTTTAATTTCGAATGCTTTTAGCAGAATAAACTCTCTTGCACATCTCTATCTCAGTTCTAATGAGTTTGAAGGTGAGATACCAAAAGCCTTTGGTGGTATGTGTAATTTGAAAACGTTAAATCTATCTAGGAACTATCTCAGTGGACAGCTTCTTGATTTTATTCTTAATTTGACCGAGTGTGGAAACCACTCATTAGAGGTTTTGAATTTAAAGCGAAATCAAATCTTGGGATCGTTACTAGATCCCACAACATTTCCATCATTGAGAGTATTATCGCTTTCTCAAAATCATTTGAATGGGGCAATACCTGTAAGTTTGGGAAAACTATCCAACCTAGAGGGTCTGTATCTTCGACATAATTCATTGGAAGGTGTTATTTCTAAAGCCCACTTCTCAAAGCTCACGAAATTGAA AAAAATCCCAACAAGCCCTCAACTTGATACCTTTAATGCATCCTCATATGAGGGGAATGCCCCGCTTCCAAAGAAATGTCTGGGCGAAGAAATAGCTCAAAATCCAACTATGAACAGGAGCAGAGAACATGCTGGCATGCAAGATGAGAGAGAAGGGTTTATATCCATAGGATTTTATGTTAGTGTGGCCCTTGGATTTATTGCGGGTTTCTGGGGAGTTGTTGGCACATTAGTACTGAATATGTCACTGCGAGTTGCATATTTCAGGTTCTTGAATGATTTCAAAGATAGGCTATATGTGGCAATATCAGTGAATATGGCCAGAGTTCAGAGGCAGCTTCAAAACTAA
- the LOC126728916 gene encoding receptor-like protein EIX2 yields the protein MAFFLLGAPIKIVACGVGSGVATKQATSSCSISMPRPFAHCLYELGNLSNLQYLDLGWNNFNIPENIEWLPQLSSLEYLCMTTVNQSKVNNWLHVVNKLPYLTSLYLSSCNLPNIFSVPLVNSSTSLDGLDLSYNSLTSSSSVLEWLFNSNTSIVALDLSYNQFQGLIPDGFSKVNSLAKLYFYKNEFEGGIPKSFGGMCSLEVLDLSLNKISGQLLGIFHNLTGCANHSIESLTFDWNQIMGSLPDITTFPSLRILRLQNNLLKGIVLESLGKQSNLETLYLSGNSLEGVISEAYFSNLTKLKQLGLPNTLVFNFSFDWVPPFQLDGISLRSCQLGPRFPTWLRTQKYYSWIDISNSGISDIMSNSNWIFPPQLEYMNFSFNQISGQIPNLPLEFTSYPIIDLSSNKLEGGIPQFLFESAYLDVSKNMLSGPISALCEVQNGNLNFLVLSNNRLLGQIPDSCWMHLKGLQILNLANNHFHGKIPSSVGFLHGIVTLDLGNNNFSGELPSSLYNCKELIFLNLGYNALAGQIPIWLGTSYPNLIILILRSNHFNGSIPIHLCHLEHLQVLDLALNEISGSIPKCLNNLSALTKEDSPDATIIHSSLETIGRKEQEYKNILGLLKSIDLSSNNLTGWIPGEIVELVGLVSLNLSRNYLTGQITSEIDMLQSLDFLDLSKNQLSGGIPSSLSHIDRLSVLDLSNNNLSGKIPTSPQLDTFNASSYERNPNLCGAPLPNKCSGEEIAQNPAMNGSREHAGMQDEKEGFISMGFYVSVALGFIAGFRGVVGTLVLNMSLRVAFFRFLNDFKDRLYVAISVNMARVQRQLQN from the exons ATGgccttctttcttcttggaGCTCCAATCAAGATTGTTGCATGTGGAGTGGGCTCAGGTGTAGCAACCAAACAGGCCACGTCATCATGCTCAATCTCAATGCCTCGTCCTTTCGCTCACTGCCTTTACGAG CTTGGGAATCTTTCCAACTTGCAGTACCTTGATCTTGGTTggaataattttaatataccTGAAAACATAGAGTGGCTCCCTCAACTTTCTTCTTTAGAATACCTTTGCATGACTACCGTTAACCAAAGCAAAGTCAATAATTGGCTCCATGTTGTGAATAAACTACCGTACTTGACATCCTTGTACTTGTCCTCTTGTAATCTTCCGAATATTTTCTCTGTTCCCCTTGTCAATTCTTCTACTTCTCTTGATGGCCTCGATCTCTCTTATAATAGtctcacttcttcttcttcagtacTAGAGTGGTTGTTCAACTCTAACACTAGTATTGTTGCACTTGATCTTAGTTATAATCAATTTCAAGGTTTAATTCCTGATGGTTTTAGCAAAGTAAACTCTCTTGCAAAGCTCTATTTCTATAAGAATGAGTTTGAAGGTGGGATACCAAAAAGCTTTGGTGGTATGTGTAGTTTAGAAGTATTGGATCTATCATTGAACAAAATTAGCGGACAACTTCTAGGAATTTTTCATAACTTGACTGGGTGTGCAAACCACTCAATCGAGAGTTTGACTTTTGATTGGAATCAAATAATGGGATCATTACCTGATATCACAACATTTCCATCATTGAGAATATTAAGGCTTCAAAATAATCTTTTGAAAGGGATCGTGCTTGAAAGTTTGGGAAAACAATCCAATCTAGAGACTTTGTATCTTTCTGGTAATTCATTGGAAGGTGTTATTTCTGAAGCCTACTTCTCAAACCTCACAAAATTGAAGCAATTGGGTTTACCTAATACCTTGGTTTTCAACTTCAGCTTTGATTGGGTTCCACCTTTTCAATTAGACGGGATTAGTTTAAGGTCTTGCCAATTGGGCCCTCGATTCCCAACATGGCTTCGAActcaaaaatattattcttGGATTGATATTTCTAATTCTGGAATTTCGGATATCATGTCCAATTCAAATTGGATATTCCCTCCTCAACTAgaatatatgaatttttctttcaacCAAATAAGTGGTCAAATTCCAAATTTGCCATTGGAGTTTACTTCTTATCCCATCATAGACTTGAGTTCAAATAAACTTGAAGGTGGAATAccacaatttttatttgaatcgGCATATTTGGATGTTTCCAAGAATATGCTTTCAGGCCCAATCTCCGCCTTATGTGAAGTTCAGAATGGTAATTTGAACTTTCTAGTTCTCTCCAATAACAGGTTATTAGGACAGATTCCTGACTCATGTTGGATGCATCTTAAAGGATTACAAATTCTTAATTTGGCAAACAATCATTTTCATGGGAAAATACCAAGCTCGGTGGGATTTCTACATGGGATTGTAACATTGGATTTAGGCAACAATAATTTTAGTGGAGAACTTCCTTCTTCCTTGTATAATTGCAAGGAGTTGATCTTCCTTAATCTTGGATACAATGCTCTGGCAGGACAGATACCGATATGGTTAGGGACTAGTTATCCAAATTTAATTATCCTTATCCTTCGATCCAATCACTTCAATGGAAGCATACCTATTCATCTTTGCCATCTAGAACATCTTCAAGTTTTAGACCTTGCTTTAAACGAAATCTCGGGAAGTATACCAAAATGCCTCAACAATCTTTCTGCTTTGACTAAAGAAGATAGTCCAGATGCTACCATTATCCATTCTTCTCTAGAAACTATCGGCA GAAAAGAGCAGGAGTATAAAAATATTCTTGGACTATTAAAAAGCATAGATCTCTCGAGCAATAATTTAACTGGGTGGATTCCAGGAGAAATTGTGGAACTTGTTGGATTGGTTTCCTTAAATCTCTCAAGAAACTATTTAACTGGACAAATCACTTCAGAGATTGATATGTTACAGTCATTAGATTTCTTGGATCTATCTAAGAACCAGCTTTCTGGTGGAATTCCTTCAAGCCTTTCTCATATTGATCGTCTAAGTGTCTTGGACTTGTCAAACAACAATTTATCCGGAAAAATTCCAACAAGCCCTCAACTTGATACCTTTAATGCATCCTCATATGAGCGAAATCCAAATCTTTGCGGAGCCCCGCTTCCAAACAAATGTTCGGGGGAAGAAATAGCTCAAAATCCAGCTATGAACGGGAGCAGAGAACATGCTGGCATGCAAGATGAGAAAGAAGGGTTTATATCCATGGGATTTTATGTTAGTGTGGCCCTTGGATTTATCGCAGGTTTCCGGGGAGTTGTTGGCACATTAGTACTGAATATGTCACTGCGAGTCGCATTTTTCAGGTTCTTGAACGATTTCAAAGATAGGCTATATGTGGCAATATCAGTGAATATGGCCAGAGTTCAGAGGCAGCTTCAAAACTAA